ATTTGACCAACCAGGTGTAGAAGCTTATAAGAAAAATATGTTTGCATTATTAGGTAAAAAAGGATATGAAAAAGAAGCTGAAGCTTTAAATAAAAGATTAGCTAAATAAATATAAAAGCTAAAAAGTAGGTGGTAGAAAATGTTATACAAAAAAACTAATGGTTGGAAAAATATTTCTTCTGAAAAAATGGAAGAGATATTTGCCATGGGAGAAGAATACAAAAAAGTTTTAGACCTTGGAAAAACAGAAAGAGAGTTTGTTGAGTTAGCTACTAGTTTTGCAAAAGAATGTGGGTTCGTAGATGCTAGATTAAAGACTTATCTTGTTCCTGGAGATAAAATTTACTACCTTAATAGACATAAAAATATAGTTCTTGCTGTAATTGGTAAAGAAGATATTTTAAAAGGAATAAATTATATAGTTTCTCATATAGATTCTCCTAGACTTGATTTAAAACAAAATCCATTATATGAAGAATTTGAACTAGCTTATATGAAAACACATTATTATGGTGGAATAAAAAAATATCAATGGGCTTCAATTCCATTAGCTCTTCATGGAGTAGTAGTTCTTTCTAATGGAGAAAAAGTAAAAGTTTCTATAGGAGAACATGAAGGAGACCCTGTATTTACAGTTCCAGATATATTACCTCATCTAGACAGAAAAGTTCAAGGAGATAGAACTGCTAGAGAAGTTATAAAAGGAGAAGAATTACAAATAATTGTAGGTTCAATTCCAACAACTATAGAGGATAAAGAAATAAAAGATTTAGTAAAATATAATATTTTAGAAAAACTTAATAAAATATATGGAATGATAGAAGAAGATTTTATTTCAGCTGAATTGGAGTTAGTTCCAAGTCAAAAAGCTAAAGATGTAGGATTAGATAGGTCTATGATTGGAGCTTATGGTCAAGACGATAGGATTTGTGCTTATACATCTTTAAGAGCTATTCTTGATATTCATGAAGTACCAGAAAGAACAATAGTATGTTTCTTAGCTGATAAAGAGGAAACAGGTTCTGATGGAGCAACAGGTCTTCAAAGTGAATTTATAGATTATTTTACAAGTGACATGATTTATAAAATAAAAGGAAATTATTCAGATTTATATTTAAAAGAAGTTTTTTGGAATTCTAAAGCACTTTCTTCAGATGTTAATGCTGGAATAGATCCAATATTTAAAAGTGTTCATGACTCTCAAAATGCCCCACAACTTGGATATGGAGTTGTTATAGTAAAATATACAGGTTCTGGTGGAAAATATAGTACTAATGATGCTGATGCTGAATATGTTGGAGAAATTAGAAAAATGTTAAATGATAACAATATATTATGGCAAACAGGAATGTTAGGAAAAGTTGATGAAGGTGGAGGAGGAACAGTTGCTAAATATCTATCAAAAAAAGGAATTAATACAATAGATATTGGTCCAGCTTTACTTGCTATGCATTCACCATTTGAGATTTCTTCTAAATTAGATGTATTTGAAACTTATAGAGCTTATAAAGCTTTTTATAAAGGGCAAAAACAAGAAGAGAAAAAATATATTCCAAAAAGTAATAAAATATATTTATAAATTAAATATTAAATAGAGAGGTTTATTCCTCTCTATTTTTATATAAAAATAAATTTTAAATATAATTTAACAAAAAAGTTTAAAAATCAATAAATTTTCTTGACTTTTTTTGTTAATTCATGTATAATCATAAGGTAATTTAACCTTTCCCACAAAGGACCGTTGCGTTATATATATTATATAACTGAATTTTTTAGGAGGAAAAAAGTGAAAAAATACACTGTAATGCAAAGAAAAGAAGATGTTGTTAGAGATTGGTATCACTACGACGCTGAAGGAGTAGTTTTAGGAAGATTAGCAGTAGAAATCGCTAAAAAATTAATGGGAAAAGAAAAAGTTTCTTTCACACCTCATGTTGATGGAGGAGATTATGTAGTAGTTACTAACATAGATAAAGTAGTAGTTACTGGAAAGAAAATGACAGATAAACTATATTATAGACACTCTGGATTCCCAGGAGGAATTAGCAAAAGAACTTTTGCTGAAGTTATAACTAAAAAACCAGAAGATGCTTTAATGCTAGCTGTAAAAAGAATGCTTCCAAAAAATAAATTAGGAAGAGAACAATTAACAAGATTAAGATTATTTGTTGGTGCTGAGCACGATCATGTTGCACAAAAACCTACAAAGGTAGAAATGTAAGGGGGTATTAACAGTGGCAGAAATGAATCAATTTAGAGGAACTGGAAGAAGAAAAACTTCTGTAGCAAGAGTAAGATTAATTCCTGGAGAAAAAGGAATTGTTATAAACGGTAAAGAAATGAAAGAATATTTTGGAGGAAGAGAAATCCTTTCTAAAATAGTTGAGCAACCATTAGTTTTAACTGAAACTTTAGATAAATATCAAGTTATAGTTAATGTTTATGGAGGAGGAAACTCTGGACAAGCTGGAGCAATCAGACATGGAGTTGCAAGAGCTTTATTATTAGCTGATGAAACTTTAAGAGGAGCTTTAAAAGAAGCTGGATTCTTAACTAGAGACTCAAGAATGGTTGAAAGAAAAAAATTCGGAAGAAGAAAAGCAAGAAGAAGTCCTCAATTCTCAAAAAGATAATTTTTTACAGTTTATTTTTATATACAACACCTCACAAGCCTTGTGTTTGTGGGGTTTTTTCTTTTTTTGACTTTCTAAAAATTTATAAAAAATCATTGAGGTAGCACCCAAGTAGCACCCGAGTAGAACCCAAAAATTTTTGAGATAACTCTTTATAAAGTCTTGAATAAAAATGAAAAAATAAAAATTATTGAAAATTAGATTATAAAATAAAAATGTGAAGATTTTATATACTATAAAAATATAAATCTTCACATTTATGATTATTTATTTAATTTTTTTAAAGCTATATCAATAAGTTTTTTACTGTAGTCTGCCATAAATAAAGGTATGTTTAATAAATCATCATCAAGAGTTAAATTATCAAAAGAAAATCTAACTCTTAATTTTACATCATCTGAATATTTTTCTTTGAATTTTAAAAGACTTTTACCTTTAGTATTTTTTTCTGCTTTGACTTCAATAGGGAGAATATCATTTTCATTTTGAATAATAAAATCTACTTCATAGACATTATCAGACCAGTATCTAGGAGAAACTTCAAATTGAGGTATCAAACTTTGAAGTATATAGTTTTCTGTTAAAGCTCCTTTAAATTCTGTAAAAAGTCTATTTCCCTCTCCAAAAGCAGTTGGAGAAAGTAAAGAAAGTCTATTTAATAAACCAACATCTACTAAATATATTTTAAAAGCAGATAAATCATCATAAGCTGATAAAGGTATTCTAGGAGCTGAACTTCTATATACTTTAGAAACTAAGTTAGCATTTACTAACCATTGAAGAGTGTCTTCATATTCTCTAGCCCTTGCTCCTTCTTTGACAACTTTATATATAAACTTTTTATTTTCTCTACTAAGTTGAGATGGAATTGATTTCCAAATCATAGAAATTTTAGGAAATTCTTTTACATTAGGATGTTTTGCAAAATCTCTCTCATAAGCTTCTATAATATTATTCAAACTTTTTATCATTAAATCAGTATCTCTTTCTTTAGTTCACATATATACTGGCTCAGGCA
This genomic window from Fusobacterium sp. FSA-380-WT-3A contains:
- the rpsI gene encoding 30S ribosomal protein S9; amino-acid sequence: MNQFRGTGRRKTSVARVRLIPGEKGIVINGKEMKEYFGGREILSKIVEQPLVLTETLDKYQVIVNVYGGGNSGQAGAIRHGVARALLLADETLRGALKEAGFLTRDSRMVERKKFGRRKARRSPQFSKR
- the rplM gene encoding 50S ribosomal protein L13, translating into MKKYTVMQRKEDVVRDWYHYDAEGVVLGRLAVEIAKKLMGKEKVSFTPHVDGGDYVVVTNIDKVVVTGKKMTDKLYYRHSGFPGGISKRTFAEVITKKPEDALMLAVKRMLPKNKLGREQLTRLRLFVGAEHDHVAQKPTKVEM
- a CDS encoding aminopeptidase — protein: MLYKKTNGWKNISSEKMEEIFAMGEEYKKVLDLGKTEREFVELATSFAKECGFVDARLKTYLVPGDKIYYLNRHKNIVLAVIGKEDILKGINYIVSHIDSPRLDLKQNPLYEEFELAYMKTHYYGGIKKYQWASIPLALHGVVVLSNGEKVKVSIGEHEGDPVFTVPDILPHLDRKVQGDRTAREVIKGEELQIIVGSIPTTIEDKEIKDLVKYNILEKLNKIYGMIEEDFISAELELVPSQKAKDVGLDRSMIGAYGQDDRICAYTSLRAILDIHEVPERTIVCFLADKEETGSDGATGLQSEFIDYFTSDMIYKIKGNYSDLYLKEVFWNSKALSSDVNAGIDPIFKSVHDSQNAPQLGYGVVIVKYTGSGGKYSTNDADAEYVGEIRKMLNDNNILWQTGMLGKVDEGGGGTVAKYLSKKGINTIDIGPALLAMHSPFEISSKLDVFETYRAYKAFYKGQKQEEKKYIPKSNKIYL